From a single Leishmania braziliensis MHOM/BR/75/M2904 complete genome, chromosome 28 genomic region:
- a CDS encoding putative protein kinase, which translates to MPAAMEIAADFARRGLHLVGSLGCGAFGDTYLVRDASSVCFVVKRSRFLVKRSGFLEEYLGMMGLCSLNVVTPHDAWIDHESRVCILMDYCDAGDLGDYLKKAYPLPEEEVLSIVAQLLLGLDHIHKKNRVHRDIKPENIFLLSAKAGGGRWPVAKIGDFGSAKRLSYCGARAVSRVGTPLYMAPEIIAGYAYTSKADVWSMGLVVYRLMVDNLPFRATSLEAHTRRVLSLSPPHPSALSGYSRELGDCVMAMLSRNWKRRPSTQALLRCGVFQQTLARHLWIRAPSQASPCLFVRLRVSLLKVYAAPSERAQILRTLEFGDQVYLSLRNNLLQGVWLEVLHPFAGFISDAGNAESLLDFYASDECTVSVGSLSRVLDPSTKHA; encoded by the coding sequence ATGccagcagcgatggagaTTGCAGCTGACTTTGCCCGTCGTGGCCTGCACCTTGTCGGCTCCCTGGGATGCGGCGCTTTTGGGGATACGTACCTTGTTCGGGATGCAAGCAGCGTCTGCTTTGTTGTGAAGCGCTCAAGGTTTCTGGTGAAGCGATCGGGCTTTCTCGAGGAATATCTCGGAATGATGGGACTGTGCAGTCTCAATGTCGTAACACCTCACGATGCATGGATCGACCACGAAAGTCGTGTCTGTATTCTCATGGACTACTGCGACGCTGGGGATCTTGGCGACTACCTGAAAAAAGCCTACCCCTTgccggaggaagaggtgcttAGTATTGTGGCTCAGCTCCTTCTTGGGCTTGATCACATACACAAGAAAAACAGAGTGCACCGTGACATTAAACCGGAGAACATTTTTCTCCTATCGGCGAAGGCAGGTGGAGGTAGGTGGCCTGTAGCAAAGATCGGCGATTTTGGCTCAGCGAAGCGCCTCTCGTACTGTGGTGCGCGAGCCGTTTCGCGTGTCGGTACCCCCCTTTACATGGCGCCAGAGATTATTGCGGGCTACGCCTACACATCAAAGGCAGACGTTTGGAGCATGGGGCTCGTTGTGTATCGCTTGATGGTAGACAATTTGCCGTTTCGGGCCACTAGTCTAGAAGCTCATACAAGGCGTGTCCTGagcctttcccctcctcaccctaGCGCCCTGAGTGGGTACAGCAGAGAGCTTGGGGACTGTGTGATGGCGATGCTGAGCAGAAATTGGAAGCGGCGGCCTAGCACGCAGGCTCTACTGCGTTGCGGTGTGTTTCAACAGACGTTGGCGCGGCATCTCTGGATACGCGCGCCATCACAAGCATCTCCGTGCCTGTTCGTGCGACTGCGGGTATCACTGCTCAAGGTCTATGCGGCACCGAGTGAACGTGCCCAAATTCTACGCACCCTCGAATTTGGCGACCAAGTCTACCTTTCTTTAAGGAATAATTTGCTCCAAGGAGTGTGGCTGGAGGTGTTGCACCCGTTTGCAGGGTTTATCAGTGATGCGGGTAATGCTGAGTCTCTTCTCGACTTTTATGCTTCTGATGAGTGCACCGTTAGCGTCGGTAGCCTATCGAGGGTACTGGATCCTTCGACGAAGCATGCGTGA
- a CDS encoding putative glucose 6-phosphate N-acetyltransferase, which yields MSGSIVIRDLETRDLGEVLALLSHLTSTPVLSQEELEQVHARRVLAGVRTRVAVDSTTQQILGTASLIVEPKFTRGGKCVGHVEDVVTHPDRRDQGIGRKLLSNLVEIAVASNCYKVILDCTDDMVAYYCKAGFRKCENQMRLNIDSQ from the coding sequence ATGAGTGGTTCTATTGTGATACGCGATCTGGAGACACGCGACTTGGGAGAGGTGCTAGCATTGCTTAGTCACCTAACATCCACCCCTGTGCTTTCGCAAGAAGAGCTGGAGCAAGTGCACGCTCGACGCGTGCTTGCAGGGGTGCGCACAAGGGTTGCGGTTGACTCCACGACGCAGCAGATTCTAGGAACCGCCTCCCTGATTGTGGAGCCGAAGTTCACTCGCGGTGGAAAGTGCGTCGGCCACGTGGAGGATGTGGTCACACACCCTGACCGTCGTGATCAGGGCATTGGCCGCAAATTGCTCAGCAACTTAGTGGAGATAGCGGTAGCGAGCAATTGTTACAAAGTGATCCTGGATTGCACGGATGACATGGTGGCCTATTACTGCAAAGCTGGCTTTAGAAAGTGCGAAAACCAGATGCGTCTAAACATCGACTCCCAATGA